In Pseudomonas rhizosphaerae, one DNA window encodes the following:
- a CDS encoding pyridoxal phosphate-dependent aminotransferase: protein MAPLYSARSRAIEPFHVMALLARANELQSQGHDVIHLEIGEPDFTTAAPIVAAGQAALAAGHTRYTAARGLPALREAIAGFYRQRYGLDIDPQRIMITPGGSGALLLAASLLVDPGKHWLLADPGYPCNRHFLRLVEGAAHLVPVGPEQRYQLNAQLVEQHWDEHSVGALVASPANPTGTLLNKDELSALSRAVKDRQGHLVVDEIYHGLTYGTTAASVLEVDNDAFVLNSFSKYFGMTGWRLGWLVAPPQAIPELEKLAQNLYISAPSMAQHAALACFEPATLEIFEQRRAAFGHRRDYLLPALRALGFAIAVEPEGAFYLYADISAFSDDAFAFCQHFLETEHVAFTPGLDFGRHKAGHHVRFAYTQSLPRLEQAVARIARGLQSWQAR, encoded by the coding sequence ATGGCTCCGCTCTACAGCGCACGAAGTCGCGCCATCGAACCGTTTCACGTGATGGCGCTGCTGGCCAGGGCCAACGAACTGCAGAGCCAGGGCCACGACGTCATTCACCTGGAAATCGGTGAGCCGGACTTCACCACCGCAGCCCCCATCGTCGCCGCCGGGCAGGCCGCATTGGCCGCCGGCCACACCCGCTACACCGCGGCACGGGGGCTGCCGGCGCTACGCGAGGCGATTGCCGGATTCTACCGGCAGCGCTACGGCCTGGACATCGATCCGCAGCGGATCATGATCACGCCCGGCGGCTCGGGAGCCCTGCTGCTGGCGGCCAGCCTGCTGGTCGATCCGGGCAAGCACTGGCTTCTGGCAGACCCCGGCTACCCGTGCAATCGGCACTTCCTGCGCCTGGTCGAAGGCGCGGCACATCTGGTGCCGGTGGGGCCCGAACAGCGCTACCAGCTCAATGCCCAGCTCGTCGAGCAACACTGGGACGAGCACAGCGTCGGGGCCCTGGTGGCATCGCCGGCCAACCCCACCGGCACGCTGCTGAACAAGGATGAGCTAAGCGCCTTGAGCCGGGCCGTCAAGGATCGGCAAGGGCATCTGGTGGTCGACGAGATCTACCATGGACTAACGTACGGCACGACGGCCGCCAGTGTGCTGGAAGTGGACAACGACGCCTTCGTCCTAAATAGTTTTTCCAAGTATTTCGGAATGACCGGCTGGCGGCTCGGCTGGCTGGTGGCGCCACCCCAAGCCATTCCGGAACTGGAAAAACTGGCGCAGAATCTGTACATCAGCGCCCCGAGCATGGCTCAGCATGCGGCGTTGGCGTGCTTCGAACCGGCCACGCTGGAAATCTTCGAGCAGCGCCGAGCAGCGTTCGGGCATCGCCGCGACTATCTGCTGCCCGCCCTGCGTGCCTTGGGCTTCGCCATCGCGGTCGAGCCCGAAGGTGCCTTCTACCTGTACGCGGACATCAGTGCCTTCAGCGACGATGCCTTCGCCTTCTGCCAGCACTTCCTGGAAACCGAACACGTGGCCTTCACGCCCGGGCTGGATTTTGGCCGTCACAAGGCCGGCCACCATGTCCGCTTCGCCTACACCCAAAGCCTTCCGCGTCTGGAACAGGCCGTGGCGCGGATCGCCCGTGGCCTGCAAAGCTGGCAGGCAAGATGA
- a CDS encoding TfoX/Sxy family protein, whose protein sequence is MTDELLALKNLGKTSAQWLHAIGIHNASDLRRAGAVQAYCAVRNRGFRASKVLLYAIEGALRDVHWSELSCERKQTLNRQVAALLPSGRF, encoded by the coding sequence ATGACCGATGAACTTCTGGCCCTGAAGAACCTGGGCAAGACCTCCGCTCAATGGCTCCATGCTATCGGCATCCACAACGCTTCCGATCTTCGCCGGGCAGGCGCCGTGCAGGCGTACTGCGCGGTGCGCAATCGCGGCTTTCGCGCGTCGAAAGTGTTGTTGTATGCCATCGAAGGCGCTCTGCGGGACGTGCACTGGAGCGAACTGTCGTGCGAACGCAAACAGACCTTGAACCGCCAGGTCGCTGCCCTGCTGCCTTCCGGCAGATTTTAA
- the dksA gene encoding RNA polymerase-binding protein DksA, whose product MPTNEKQKSNDSTAGVEPYVQTKGEEYMGAPMRAHFTKVLNKWKQDLMQEVDRTVDHMKDEAANFPDPADRASQEEEFSLELRARDRERKLIKKIDKTLQLIEDEEYGWCESCGIEIGIRRLEARPTADLCIDCKTLAEIKEKQVGK is encoded by the coding sequence ATGCCCACCAATGAAAAGCAAAAAAGCAATGACAGCACTGCCGGCGTCGAACCCTACGTTCAAACCAAAGGCGAGGAGTACATGGGCGCGCCAATGCGTGCTCACTTCACCAAGGTTCTGAACAAGTGGAAACAGGACTTGATGCAGGAAGTGGATCGCACCGTCGACCACATGAAGGATGAAGCCGCTAACTTTCCGGACCCGGCCGATCGCGCCAGCCAGGAAGAGGAATTCAGCCTCGAACTGCGCGCACGCGATCGCGAACGCAAGTTGATCAAGAAGATCGACAAGACGCTGCAATTGATCGAAGACGAAGAGTACGGCTGGTGCGAATCCTGCGGCATCGAGATCGGCATTCGCCGCCTCGAAGCGCGCCCAACCGCCGATCTGTGCATCGACTGCAAGACCTTGGCGGAAATCAAGGAAAAACAGGTCGGCAAATGA
- a CDS encoding sensor histidine kinase, with the protein MPMSFSLTQMLLVSAAYLLVLFAVAWVSERGMIARAIIRHPLTYTLSLGVYASAWAFYGTVGLAYQYGYGFLACYLGVSGAFLLAPVLLYPILKVTRTYQLSSLADLFAFRFRSTWAGALTTVFMLVGVLPLLALQIQAVADSIGIMTREPVQNRVALSFCVLITLFTIFFGSRHIATREKHEGLVFAIAFESVIKLVALGGIGLYALYGVFDGPHDLEQWLLQNQTALASLHAPLQEGPWRTLLLVFFASAIVMPHMYHMVFTENLNPRALVSASWGLPLFLLLMSLAVPLILWAGLRLGATTSPEFFTLGIGIAANSKSLALLAYIGGLSASCGLIIVTTLALSGMMLNHLVLPLYQPPAEGNIYRWLKWTRRALIVAIIMAGYAFYLLLGAKQDLAHLGIVAFVATLQFLPGVLSVLYWPTANRRGFIAGLLAGVTVWMVTMLLPLIGNFQGFYIPLLNMIYVLDDTSWHMAAIASLAANVLLFTLISLFTAASTEEVSAAEACAVDNVRRPQRRELHAASPQEFATQLAKPLGAKAAQREVEQALRDLYLPFDERRPYALRRLRDRIEANLSGLMGPSVAQDMVETFLPYKSGSENYVTEDIHFIESRLEDYHSRLTGLAAELDALRRYHRQTLQELPMGVCSLAKDQEILMWNKAMEDLTGVPAQHVVGSRLVTISQPWRSLLIDFINVPDEHLHKQRLALDGQTRWLNLHKAAIDEPLAPGNSGLVVLVEDLTETQMLEDKLVHSERLASIGRLAAGVAHEIGNPITGIACLAQNLREEREEDSEITELSSQILEQTKRVSRIVQSLMSFAHAGGHQHSDEPVNLAQVAQDAIGLLALNRRNFEIQFYNLCDPEHWAVGDPQRLAQVLINLLSNARDASVAGGAVRVKTEACEHTVDLIVEDEGSGIPKNIMDRLFEPFFTTKDPGEGTGLGLALVYSIVEEHYGQITIDSPADAQSQRGTRIRVTLPRHVEATSAVN; encoded by the coding sequence ATGCCGATGAGCTTTAGCCTTACCCAGATGCTGCTGGTCAGCGCCGCCTACCTGCTGGTGCTGTTCGCCGTGGCCTGGGTCAGCGAGCGAGGCATGATCGCGCGGGCAATCATTCGTCATCCGCTGACCTACACCCTGTCCCTGGGGGTCTATGCCAGTGCCTGGGCGTTCTACGGCACCGTCGGCTTGGCCTATCAGTATGGCTATGGGTTTCTGGCCTGCTACCTGGGGGTGTCCGGCGCGTTTCTGCTGGCGCCGGTGCTGTTGTATCCGATACTCAAGGTCACCCGGACCTACCAGCTGTCGTCACTGGCGGACCTCTTCGCGTTTCGCTTTCGCAGCACCTGGGCCGGCGCGCTGACCACTGTGTTCATGCTGGTCGGCGTGCTTCCACTGCTTGCGCTGCAAATTCAAGCGGTGGCCGACTCCATCGGCATCATGACCCGCGAACCGGTGCAGAATCGCGTGGCCTTGAGCTTCTGCGTACTCATCACCCTGTTTACGATCTTCTTCGGCTCGCGTCATATCGCGACCCGCGAAAAGCACGAAGGGCTGGTATTCGCCATCGCTTTCGAGTCGGTGATCAAACTGGTCGCGCTGGGCGGTATCGGCCTCTACGCCCTGTACGGCGTATTCGACGGACCGCACGATCTGGAGCAGTGGCTGTTGCAGAACCAGACTGCCCTGGCCTCGCTGCACGCCCCTCTGCAGGAGGGCCCGTGGCGGACGCTGCTGCTGGTGTTCTTCGCCTCGGCGATCGTCATGCCGCACATGTACCACATGGTTTTTACCGAAAACCTCAACCCGCGTGCGCTGGTCAGCGCCAGTTGGGGGCTGCCGCTGTTCCTGCTGTTGATGAGCCTGGCAGTACCCCTGATCCTGTGGGCCGGGCTGCGCCTGGGCGCGACCACCAGCCCGGAGTTCTTCACCCTGGGCATCGGCATCGCCGCCAACAGCAAGTCGCTGGCACTGCTGGCCTACATTGGTGGGCTCTCGGCGTCCTGCGGGCTGATCATCGTCACCACCCTGGCGCTGTCGGGCATGATGCTCAACCACCTGGTGCTGCCGCTGTACCAGCCGCCGGCCGAAGGCAATATCTACCGTTGGCTGAAGTGGACACGCCGGGCACTGATCGTCGCCATCATCATGGCCGGTTATGCCTTCTACCTGCTGCTGGGCGCCAAGCAGGACCTTGCGCACTTGGGGATCGTCGCCTTCGTCGCGACCTTGCAGTTTTTACCGGGCGTGCTGTCGGTACTGTACTGGCCGACCGCCAACCGGCGCGGGTTCATTGCCGGCCTGCTGGCCGGGGTGACGGTCTGGATGGTGACCATGCTGCTGCCGTTGATCGGCAACTTTCAGGGCTTCTACATCCCGCTGCTGAACATGATCTACGTGCTCGACGACACCAGCTGGCACATGGCAGCCATCGCTTCGCTGGCTGCCAACGTATTGCTGTTCACGCTGATCTCGCTGTTCACGGCCGCCAGCACCGAAGAAGTCAGTGCTGCCGAGGCCTGTGCGGTGGATAACGTGCGCCGTCCGCAGCGCCGCGAATTGCATGCCGCCTCGCCTCAGGAGTTCGCCACGCAACTGGCCAAACCGCTGGGTGCCAAGGCCGCCCAGCGCGAAGTGGAACAGGCACTGCGCGACCTCTACCTGCCCTTCGACGAGCGTCGGCCGTACGCCTTGCGGCGCCTGCGTGACCGGATCGAAGCGAACCTGTCCGGGCTCATGGGCCCCAGCGTGGCCCAGGACATGGTCGAGACGTTCCTGCCGTACAAGTCGGGCAGCGAGAACTATGTCACCGAGGATATCCATTTCATCGAAAGCCGCCTGGAAGACTACCACTCGCGGCTGACCGGCCTGGCCGCCGAGCTCGATGCGCTGCGTCGCTACCATCGCCAGACCCTGCAGGAGCTGCCCATGGGCGTCTGCTCGCTGGCCAAGGATCAGGAGATCCTGATGTGGAACAAGGCCATGGAGGACCTGACCGGCGTGCCTGCCCAGCATGTGGTCGGCTCGCGCCTGGTGACCATCAGCCAACCGTGGCGCAGCCTGTTGATCGACTTCATCAACGTGCCCGACGAACACTTGCACAAGCAACGCCTGGCCCTGGATGGGCAGACGCGCTGGTTGAACCTGCACAAGGCGGCCATCGACGAGCCGCTGGCACCGGGTAACAGCGGGCTGGTCGTGCTGGTCGAGGACCTTACCGAAACGCAGATGCTCGAAGACAAGCTGGTGCACTCCGAACGCCTGGCCAGCATTGGCAGGCTGGCGGCAGGGGTCGCCCACGAAATCGGCAATCCGATCACCGGCATCGCCTGCCTGGCGCAGAATCTGCGCGAGGAGCGCGAGGAAGATAGCGAGATCACCGAGCTGAGCAGCCAGATTCTCGAGCAGACCAAGCGCGTGTCGCGCATCGTCCAGTCGCTGATGAGCTTTGCCCATGCCGGCGGCCATCAGCACAGCGACGAGCCGGTGAACCTGGCCCAGGTGGCCCAGGATGCCATCGGCCTGCTGGCGCTGAACCGGCGCAACTTCGAAATCCAGTTCTACAACCTGTGTGACCCCGAGCACTGGGCCGTGGGCGATCCGCAACGCCTGGCGCAGGTGCTGATCAACCTGCTGTCCAACGCCCGCGACGCATCGGTCGCCGGTGGCGCGGTGCGCGTCAAGACCGAGGCATGCGAGCACACCGTCGACCTCATCGTCGAGGACGAGGGCAGCGGCATTCCCAAGAACATCATGGATCGGTTATTCGAACCGTTCTTCACCACCAAGGATCCGGGCGAAGGAACCGGACTGGGGCTCGCTCTGGTCTATTCCATCGTTGAAGAGCATTATGGACAGATCACCATCGACAGCCCGGCTGATGCCCAGAGCCAGCGCGGTACCCGAATTCGGGTGACATTGCCGCGTCATGTCGAAGCGACGTCCGCTGTGAACTGA
- the gluQRS gene encoding tRNA glutamyl-Q(34) synthetase GluQRS yields MTTSPYIGRFAPTPSGYLHFGSLVAALASWLDARAAGGRWLVRMEDLDPPREVAGAQAAILKTLESYGLQWDGEVVHQSLRHDAYQQVIDRLLAQGLAYACTCSRKQLEPYQGIYPGTCRNAGHATQDAAIRLRVPELLYRFQDRVQGAYSQHLGRESGDFVIRRRDGLYAYQLAVVLDDAWQGVTDIVRGADLLDSTPRHLYLQELLGLSQPRYLHVPLIIQPDGHKLGKSYRSPPLDPDQAAALLVRALCALGQRPEADLADGSVEDVLRWGMAHWDSGAIAPVPTLPEAGLGER; encoded by the coding sequence ATGACTACCTCTCCTTATATAGGTCGCTTCGCCCCGACCCCGAGCGGCTACCTGCATTTCGGCTCCCTGGTGGCCGCGTTGGCATCGTGGCTGGATGCGCGTGCTGCGGGCGGTCGCTGGCTGGTGCGCATGGAGGACCTGGATCCTCCACGGGAAGTCGCCGGCGCACAGGCAGCCATCCTCAAGACCCTGGAGAGCTATGGCTTGCAGTGGGACGGTGAGGTGGTCCACCAAAGCCTGCGCCATGACGCCTACCAGCAGGTGATCGATCGCTTGCTCGCGCAGGGGCTGGCCTATGCCTGTACCTGCTCGCGCAAACAGCTGGAACCCTATCAGGGCATCTATCCCGGTACCTGCCGCAATGCCGGGCACGCCACGCAGGATGCCGCCATCCGCCTGCGCGTCCCGGAATTGCTGTATCGATTCCAAGACCGCGTGCAGGGAGCGTATTCACAGCACCTGGGGCGTGAGTCAGGGGATTTCGTCATTCGCCGTCGCGACGGCTTGTACGCCTATCAGTTGGCAGTGGTCCTAGACGATGCGTGGCAGGGAGTGACCGACATCGTGCGCGGCGCCGATCTGCTCGATTCGACCCCACGGCATTTGTATCTGCAGGAGCTGTTGGGGCTGTCGCAACCACGGTACCTGCATGTCCCGCTGATCATCCAGCCAGACGGCCACAAATTGGGCAAAAGCTACCGCTCCCCGCCACTGGATCCGGATCAGGCGGCTGCGCTGTTGGTGCGTGCCTTGTGCGCCCTGGGCCAGCGACCCGAAGCCGATCTGGCCGATGGCAGCGTGGAAGATGTGCTGCGCTGGGGCATGGCGCATTGGGACAGTGGCGCGATTGCCCCGGTTCCTACCCTCCCGGAGGCCGGCCTGGGAGAGCGGTGA
- the sfsA gene encoding DNA/RNA nuclease SfsA produces the protein MIFSPILEQGRLIQRYKRFLADIELEDGERLTIHCPNTGSMLNCMMPGGRVWFTRSSDPRRKLPGTWEIGETPQGRLACINTARANALVEEALTAGRIPELAGFTALKREVPYGQERSRIDFRLDYPDGPAWVEVKSVTLGFADSRIAAFPDAVTQRGAKHLRELAVLARSGVRAVQLYCVNIDGVDAVRPASEIDAGYALALRQAVDAGVEVLAYGVHLDAREIFIDRRLPVIL, from the coding sequence ATGATCTTCTCGCCGATCCTGGAACAAGGGCGCCTGATCCAGCGCTACAAGCGGTTTCTCGCCGACATCGAGCTTGAAGACGGCGAGCGCCTGACCATTCACTGCCCTAACACCGGCTCGATGCTCAATTGCATGATGCCCGGCGGGCGCGTCTGGTTCACTCGCTCCAGCGACCCCAGGCGCAAGCTGCCTGGCACCTGGGAAATCGGTGAGACACCGCAAGGCCGCCTGGCGTGCATCAATACCGCACGCGCCAATGCACTGGTCGAGGAGGCGTTGACTGCCGGCCGGATACCGGAGCTGGCAGGGTTCACTGCACTCAAGCGCGAAGTGCCCTATGGCCAGGAGCGCAGTCGTATCGACTTCCGTCTGGATTACCCGGATGGCCCCGCATGGGTCGAAGTGAAGAGCGTAACCCTGGGCTTTGCCGACAGCCGCATAGCAGCGTTTCCCGATGCCGTCACTCAACGCGGCGCCAAGCACCTGCGTGAGTTGGCGGTGCTGGCCCGCAGCGGAGTGCGCGCCGTGCAATTGTATTGCGTCAATATCGACGGTGTGGACGCCGTGCGCCCGGCCTCCGAGATCGACGCAGGCTACGCGCTGGCGTTGCGCCAGGCAGTCGATGCCGGTGTCGAAGTGCTGGCCTATGGTGTGCATCTGGATGCACGAGAAATCTTCATTGACCGGCGCCTGCCTGTGATCCTGTAA